One Heptranchias perlo isolate sHepPer1 unplaced genomic scaffold, sHepPer1.hap1 HAP1_SCAFFOLD_1187, whole genome shotgun sequence genomic window, ACAATTTACACCAAGTTAGCATTTGGATGTGATGGACTTCTGGACATACCTGAGTCCGTAAAATTTCCCCTTTGGTCAACTGCATGTCACCAGTAAGCTCCTTCACCAGGATACCCAGTGGCTCCAGGCGCTTGCTAAAGTAATTTGTCATCTCAGCAGCTAAGGCCTTCATTGGAGCGACGTATACAATCTGTAGTGAAGGAAAATTTGGTTGATAAACACGTAGAAAATCTCAATGTTATTTGTCTCATAAATCTATACAAATCGCACTTTATTGTGAAATATGGTTCTGGTCAGCTAAGCTGAAAAACTTTAATGGTGATGTATGGAAAGTGGTTGTCCTTATTGGCTCAGAATGTAGCTGTTTAAAAGGCAATGACTTTATTCATTTAGCTCTATTATTACGAAAACTGGCTTGGGTTCAGAATCGAATATATTGGCACATTGAATTTAAAACGTTTCAAGTTATAGTATATATTTTGTATTAATATATAAAGTCAAATACCAGCATTGCCACATAACTGATAAGGTCTTGAAAACATGTCTGTTCTAGAAACATAAatcaataattttttttcaaaaaactcTTCCCAGATAAAAATTTGTCTTTGCTTCATTAAATCCGTACCTTGAACTCATCCTTTCGGATAACTCCTTGCTGAATATGCTGACGGATTTCATGCAGAACAGTAAGCATGGCAATGTTAGTTTTCCCAGCTCCAGTGGGTGCACAGATCAGCATGTTCTCATTTGTGTTGTAAGCCGTCTCAAATACTATTGACTGGATGCGGTTCAGTCGCTTCATCCCTTTAAAAACCAGCTGTCCAATCTGAAAGGTTAACCGTGAAATTCATAATGAAGCAACCACAACAAGAGAGACAAGGAAATCTCAAGGATTTCCATAATTCCCAGCAAGACACCTGGCTCTCGAAGAACACATGCTGCGGGCAATTACTTCACATGTAGAAAACTGAAATCAAATACAGTGCTTTCCTTTGACAGTGCAGGAGAATAAAAGCAATTGAAATAATACATATGCACCACTGTGTGCATTACTTACCGACAgaaaagatatttttaaaatgcaagtACATTATGAACTCACCAATATCTACATTTACATCGGGTATAATTTTCCACGTTTCACTTCAGCCACTTCTTCACATCACAAAAAGACAATGTTTCTACTTGAAGACCGTGCTTTGCTAACATTTCTCACAAGGACCTGCACCCATCAATTGCTTTAATGGCAATGCTGGTGAATGTAATCCAGCAATTATTAAATCAGAGCTTTTTTTTTGAAACAAGGTATTGGGAGGACCAATAACACAACCACCACAATACCTATATGGATTCTCATTAGATATAAAGATGCTAAAGACTATCAAGCAtgaaacaataacttgcatttataaagcgcctttaatgtataAAGGCGTCTCAAGATGCTTGAGGCGTAatgcaaaaaaaatcaatgccAAGCCAAAGTATATATTAgcagaggtgaccaaaagtttggtgaaAGAGGTTgttttaagcagggtcttaaaaggaggagaggaagatggacAGGCAGAcaaatttagggaaggaattccggagtgtcaggcctaggcagctgaagatgcaACTGTCAATTGTGGAGTGAAGGGattggtttggggaggggggggggggaggggagggaggaatgagTTCGAGGGTGAGAATGTTGTGttagaggaggctacagagataaggaggggcaagaccatgatgagatttaaacacgaggatgcaagttttaaattggaggcattggaggGCCAGGAGTCAATGTTGATCAGCAAGGACTGGAGTAATGGGTGAGTTTGGACTTGGtgcaggtaatgaagcagtccatgcccgcatgcagcaagacctggacaacattcaggattgggttgataagtggcaagtaacattcccgccagtcaagtgccaggcaatgaccagctccaacaagagagagtctaaccacctccccttgacatccaacagcattaccatcaccaaatcccctaccatcaacatcctgggggggtcaccaatgaccagaaacttaactgggccagccacataaatactgtggctacaagagcaggtcagaagctgcgtattctgcagtgagtgattccctaaagcctttacaccatctacaaaggcacaagtcaggagtatgatggaatactttccacttgcctggatgagtgcagctccaacaacactcaagaagctcaacaccatccaggacaaagcagctcacttgaatggcaccccatccaccaccttaaacaatcactccctccaccaccggtgcactgtagctgcagcgtgtgccatctacaagatgcactgcagcaactcgccaaggcttcttcgacagcacctcccaaacggacaagggcagcagacgcatgggaacaccaccacctgcacgttcccctccaagtcacacaccattgtgatttggaaatataatcgctgttccttcatggttgctgggtcaaaatcctggaactccctacctaacagcaccgtgggggtgccttcaccacacggattgcagcggttcaagaaagcggctcaccaccaccaccttctgaaatgcaattagggatgggcaataaatgctagccttgccaccgacgcccacatcccatgaatgaataaaaaaatacgatatgggcagcagagttttggataacccGAATTTACAGagtatggaggatgggagaccggccaggagagcaatggaagaatcaactctggaggtgataaatgagagttacagcagcagatgagctgaggcactggtggaggtggaagtaggcggtcttattgatggaaaggatatggggtcagaagctcatcttggAGTCAAAAAGAATGCCAAGATGGCAAACAGTGGGcaaggaggggaatggaattggtgCCATGGATAAAAAGGTTTGTggagggggccaaagacaatgatcTTACCAATGTTTAGCAAGAGGAAAATTACGGCTCATTCAAGACTAGAGATCAGGCAAGCAGTCTAACCTCACAGACAGCGtaagggtcaagagaggtagaTCTGGATGTCAGAGTGCAGGTTGAAGCTGATCCCATGTTTGTGGGTGATGTCACTAAAGGGTAGCAtgaagatgaggaaaaggaggtggtcaTGGATAAATCCTTGAGACGCTGGACGTAAATGGTGCAGGGATGAGAGCAAAAActattgctggagatgttctggctatgttcggataggtaagagtgcaactaagcgagggcagtcccaatgagcagaaggaggaggcattggaggaggatggtcaaCTGTCAAAagtctgcagagaggtcaaggaggacaaGCAGCGATAATGCAAAACTGTCATGGtcattgtgactttggttaggctaTTACTG contains:
- the LOC137308079 gene encoding activating signal cointegrator 1 complex subunit 3-like — translated: MFLPEGTERENNKVYEQVVIPATQPMPIGIQEKQIDIKTLDEIGQLVFKGMKRLNRIQSIVFETAYNTNENMLICAPTGAGKTNIAMLTVLHEIRQHIQQGVIRKDEFKIVYVAPMKALAAEMTNYFSKRLEPLGILVKELTGDMQLTKGEILRTQI